Proteins encoded in a region of the Kryptolebias marmoratus isolate JLee-2015 linkage group LG14, ASM164957v2, whole genome shotgun sequence genome:
- the LOC108242585 gene encoding probable global transcription activator SNF2L2 isoform X2 — MKRLAARRYAGLLILSPTAAADLDSQPADCTQISLHTASSSCSLRQETTIFPKDMEDEISLKKREDEHNGEKELQAGQETGEKVKRKRGRPPAEKLPPNPPELTRTLNTLVDMVINYKDGLGRQISKGFVQLPSKKEVPEYYELIRKPVDFRRIRERVRNHKYRSVGDLEKDIFLLCHNAQTYNLEGSQIYEDSIVIKSVFESARRRIVTDEEEKETVSASHSNNGGGAEDQFVPSAVNPVQLKMEVKEERSKNPKRLHSDLDSDEDPETTKDQG, encoded by the exons atgaagagaCTAGCAGCACGCCGCTATGCTGGTTTGCTAATTCTCTCCCCCACAGCTGCAGCCGATCTTGACAGCCAGCCTGCAGACTGCACTCAG ATTTCCCTGCACACTGCTTCCTCTTCCTGCAGCCTGAGGCAGGAAACAACGATTTTCCCAAAGGACATGGAAGACGAAATCAGTCTGAAGAAGCGTGAAGATGAACATAATGGAGAGAAAGAGCTGCAGGCAGGGCAAGAAACCGGCGAAAAGGTCAAAAGGAAACGAGGACGCCCACCAGCTGAGAAACTGCCTCCAAATCCGCCTGAACTCACCAGAACACTGAACACTCTGGTGGATATGGTCATCAACTACAAAGATGG GTTGGGACGACAGATCAGTAAAGGTTTTGTGCAGCTTCCCTCTAAGAAGGAGGTACCAGAGTATTACGAGCTGATCCGAAAGCCTGTGGACTTCAGAAGGATCAGA GAGCGTGTGCGTAATCACAAATACAGAAGTGTTGGGGATTTGGAGAAAGATATTTTCCTCCTCTGTCATAATGCTCAAACCTATAACCTGGAGGGATCTCAG ATTTATGAGGATTCGATtgtcattaaatctgttttcgAGAGCGCCAGGCGGAGAATTGTCACAGacgaggaagagaaggagacaGTTAGCGCCAGCCACAGCAATAATGGTGGTGGAGCTGAAGACCAATTTGTTCCATCAGcag TGAATCCAGTTCAGCTAAAGatggaggtgaaggaggagagaAGCAAAAACCCCAAGAGGCTTCACAGTGATTTAGACTCTGACGAGGATCCAGAAACGACAAAAGATCAGggttga
- the LOC108242585 gene encoding probable global transcription activator SNF2L2 isoform X1, whose protein sequence is MKRLAARRYAGLLILSPTAAADLDSQPADCTQISLHTASSSCSLRQETTIFPKDMEDEISLKKREDEHNGEKELQAGQETGEKVKRKRGRPPAEKLPPNPPELTRTLNTLVDMVINYKDGLGRQISKGFVQLPSKKEVPEYYELIRKPVDFRRIRERVRNHKYRSVGDLEKDIFLLCHNAQTYNLEGSQIYEDSIVIKSVFESARRRIVTDEEEKETVSASHSNNGGGAEDQFVPSAAVNPVQLKMEVKEERSKNPKRLHSDLDSDEDPETTKDQG, encoded by the exons atgaagagaCTAGCAGCACGCCGCTATGCTGGTTTGCTAATTCTCTCCCCCACAGCTGCAGCCGATCTTGACAGCCAGCCTGCAGACTGCACTCAG ATTTCCCTGCACACTGCTTCCTCTTCCTGCAGCCTGAGGCAGGAAACAACGATTTTCCCAAAGGACATGGAAGACGAAATCAGTCTGAAGAAGCGTGAAGATGAACATAATGGAGAGAAAGAGCTGCAGGCAGGGCAAGAAACCGGCGAAAAGGTCAAAAGGAAACGAGGACGCCCACCAGCTGAGAAACTGCCTCCAAATCCGCCTGAACTCACCAGAACACTGAACACTCTGGTGGATATGGTCATCAACTACAAAGATGG GTTGGGACGACAGATCAGTAAAGGTTTTGTGCAGCTTCCCTCTAAGAAGGAGGTACCAGAGTATTACGAGCTGATCCGAAAGCCTGTGGACTTCAGAAGGATCAGA GAGCGTGTGCGTAATCACAAATACAGAAGTGTTGGGGATTTGGAGAAAGATATTTTCCTCCTCTGTCATAATGCTCAAACCTATAACCTGGAGGGATCTCAG ATTTATGAGGATTCGATtgtcattaaatctgttttcgAGAGCGCCAGGCGGAGAATTGTCACAGacgaggaagagaaggagacaGTTAGCGCCAGCCACAGCAATAATGGTGGTGGAGCTGAAGACCAATTTGTTCCATCAGcag CAGTGAATCCAGTTCAGCTAAAGatggaggtgaaggaggagagaAGCAAAAACCCCAAGAGGCTTCACAGTGATTTAGACTCTGACGAGGATCCAGAAACGACAAAAGATCAGggttga
- the LOC108242585 gene encoding probable global transcription activator SNF2L2 isoform X3: protein MEDEISLKKREDEHNGEKELQAGQETGEKVKRKRGRPPAEKLPPNPPELTRTLNTLVDMVINYKDGLGRQISKGFVQLPSKKEVPEYYELIRKPVDFRRIRERVRNHKYRSVGDLEKDIFLLCHNAQTYNLEGSQIYEDSIVIKSVFESARRRIVTDEEEKETVSASHSNNGGGAEDQFVPSAAVNPVQLKMEVKEERSKNPKRLHSDLDSDEDPETTKDQG, encoded by the exons ATGGAAGACGAAATCAGTCTGAAGAAGCGTGAAGATGAACATAATGGAGAGAAAGAGCTGCAGGCAGGGCAAGAAACCGGCGAAAAGGTCAAAAGGAAACGAGGACGCCCACCAGCTGAGAAACTGCCTCCAAATCCGCCTGAACTCACCAGAACACTGAACACTCTGGTGGATATGGTCATCAACTACAAAGATGG GTTGGGACGACAGATCAGTAAAGGTTTTGTGCAGCTTCCCTCTAAGAAGGAGGTACCAGAGTATTACGAGCTGATCCGAAAGCCTGTGGACTTCAGAAGGATCAGA GAGCGTGTGCGTAATCACAAATACAGAAGTGTTGGGGATTTGGAGAAAGATATTTTCCTCCTCTGTCATAATGCTCAAACCTATAACCTGGAGGGATCTCAG ATTTATGAGGATTCGATtgtcattaaatctgttttcgAGAGCGCCAGGCGGAGAATTGTCACAGacgaggaagagaaggagacaGTTAGCGCCAGCCACAGCAATAATGGTGGTGGAGCTGAAGACCAATTTGTTCCATCAGcag CAGTGAATCCAGTTCAGCTAAAGatggaggtgaaggaggagagaAGCAAAAACCCCAAGAGGCTTCACAGTGATTTAGACTCTGACGAGGATCCAGAAACGACAAAAGATCAGggttga